A genomic segment from Streptosporangium roseum DSM 43021 encodes:
- the rfbB gene encoding dTDP-glucose 4,6-dehydratase, which yields MRILVPGGAGFIGSHYVRSLLSGIYPGYEDARVTVLDKLTYAGNMANLRPVAGHPRFAFVRGDITDVRLLADVVPEHDVIVNFAAETHVDRSITAAGDFVVTNVHGTQRLLQAALDAGVRTVVQISTDEVYGSIAAGSWTESEPLLPNSPYSAAKAGADLLCRAYHRTHGLDVRVTRCSNNYGPYQYPEKVIPLFVTNLIDGDRVPLYGDGQHVREWLHVDDHCRGIQLVLDKGEGGEVYNIGGGVELTNRELTERLLAAFDVGWEMVDHMPDRLGHDRRYSVDSGKIRAIGYGPRTDFDEGLAEVVRWYRDHQDWWRRLKGEGR from the coding sequence ATGAGGATCCTGGTCCCGGGGGGCGCGGGGTTCATCGGCTCCCACTATGTGCGGTCGCTGCTGTCCGGGATCTATCCCGGCTACGAGGACGCCCGGGTGACGGTGCTGGACAAGCTCACGTACGCGGGCAACATGGCGAATCTGCGTCCGGTGGCCGGGCATCCGCGCTTCGCGTTCGTCAGAGGAGACATCACCGACGTCCGGTTGCTCGCCGACGTGGTGCCGGAGCACGACGTGATCGTGAACTTCGCCGCCGAGACACACGTGGACCGATCGATAACCGCCGCCGGGGATTTCGTGGTCACCAACGTTCACGGCACCCAGCGGCTCCTGCAGGCGGCGCTCGACGCCGGCGTGCGCACGGTCGTCCAGATCTCCACGGACGAGGTGTACGGGTCCATCGCCGCGGGGTCCTGGACCGAGTCGGAGCCGCTGCTGCCCAACTCGCCCTACTCGGCCGCCAAGGCGGGAGCCGATCTCCTGTGCCGCGCCTACCACCGCACCCACGGGCTCGACGTACGGGTGACCCGCTGCTCCAACAACTACGGCCCCTACCAGTATCCCGAGAAGGTCATCCCGCTCTTCGTGACCAACCTGATCGACGGAGACCGTGTGCCCCTGTACGGGGACGGTCAGCATGTCCGCGAGTGGCTGCACGTCGATGACCACTGCCGGGGCATTCAGCTCGTGCTGGACAAGGGCGAGGGCGGCGAGGTCTACAACATCGGCGGCGGGGTCGAGCTGACCAACCGGGAGCTCACGGAGCGGCTGCTCGCGGCCTTCGACGTGGGCTGGGAGATGGTCGACCACATGCCGGACAGGCTCGGGCACGACCGGCGCTACTCCGTGGACAGCGGAAAGATCCGGGCGATCGGCTACGGACCGCGGACGGACTTCGACGAAGGACTCGCCGAGGTCGTGCGCTGGTATCGCGATCACCAGGACTGGTGGCGGCGTCTGAAGGGGGAGGGGCGCTGA
- a CDS encoding glucose-1-phosphate thymidylyltransferase, whose product MKALVLAGGKGTRLRPLTHTSAKQLVPVANKPVLYYGLEAIRDAGITGVGVIVGDTGREVQSAVGDGSAFGLDVTYIHQEAPLGLAHCVLIAREFLADEPFVMYLGDNFLVDGITGLVDSFRQADYDAQILLTKVAEPQFYGVAELGPDGEIIGLEEKPEHPRSDLAIVGVYTFSPAIHEAVRAISPSARGELEITDAITWLIDNGRRVHSHFVSGYWRDTGRLQDMLECNRIVLEAIEPDIRGTVDGLSDITGRVVIEPGAVVENSVIRGPAVIGAHTKIVNSFVGPYTSIGEGCTLEHAEVEYAIVLGESTIRGVSRLTYSLIGRNVEVTRAPGVPDTCQLMVGDHSRVQVRS is encoded by the coding sequence ATGAAGGCACTCGTTCTAGCGGGCGGCAAGGGAACGAGGTTGCGCCCGCTGACCCATACCTCGGCGAAACAGTTGGTGCCGGTCGCCAACAAGCCGGTGCTCTACTACGGGCTCGAAGCGATCCGGGACGCCGGTATCACCGGCGTGGGCGTCATCGTCGGCGATACGGGCCGCGAGGTCCAGAGCGCGGTCGGGGACGGTTCGGCGTTCGGGCTTGACGTCACCTACATCCATCAGGAGGCTCCGCTCGGGCTGGCGCACTGCGTCCTGATCGCCCGGGAGTTCCTGGCCGACGAGCCGTTCGTGATGTATCTGGGTGACAACTTCCTGGTGGACGGCATCACCGGCCTGGTGGACTCCTTCCGCCAGGCGGACTACGACGCGCAGATCCTGCTCACCAAGGTCGCCGAGCCGCAGTTCTACGGAGTCGCGGAACTCGGGCCGGACGGCGAGATCATCGGGCTGGAGGAGAAGCCGGAACACCCGCGTAGCGATCTCGCGATCGTCGGGGTCTACACGTTCTCTCCGGCCATTCACGAGGCGGTCAGGGCGATCAGCCCGTCCGCGCGCGGCGAGCTGGAGATCACGGATGCGATCACCTGGCTCATCGACAACGGCCGCCGTGTCCATTCGCACTTCGTCAGCGGCTACTGGAGGGACACCGGGCGGCTTCAGGACATGCTGGAGTGCAACCGGATCGTCCTGGAGGCGATCGAGCCGGACATCCGGGGAACCGTGGACGGGCTCTCCGACATAACCGGGCGTGTCGTCATCGAGCCCGGAGCCGTGGTGGAGAACTCCGTGATCCGGGGCCCCGCCGTCATCGGGGCCCATACCAAGATCGTAAATTCGTTCGTCGGTCCCTACACCTCGATCGGAGAGGGCTGCACGCTGGAACACGCCGAGGTGGAATACGCCATAGTCCTGGGAGAGTCCACCATCAGGGGCGTCTCACGGCTCACCTACTCCCTGATCGGCCGGAACGTCGAGGTCACGCGGGCCCCGGGAGTGCCCGACACGTGCCAGCTCATGGTCGGCGATCACAGCAGGGTCCAGGTGCGGTCATGA
- a CDS encoding GtrA family protein gives MVEVEGRAARDKRSHSGWRALISALGGQRITYLLAGAMTAVVYYALLGLALLMAKNEVPYLFLLVVSHLVTVVIVYPWYRWVVFRASGEPWLTGYLRFYAVGVGFLAVSIAGVPILVEFVDMSIMVAQGVIIVASPPLSYAINKRWTFRDRGHV, from the coding sequence TCCGGGTGGCGAGCTTTGATATCGGCTCTTGGGGGCCAGCGCATCACATACCTGCTGGCCGGCGCCATGACGGCCGTGGTCTATTACGCTCTCCTTGGCCTAGCATTGCTGATGGCCAAGAATGAGGTGCCCTATCTTTTCCTGCTTGTGGTCAGCCACCTGGTCACCGTGGTGATCGTCTACCCCTGGTACAGATGGGTGGTCTTCCGGGCCTCCGGGGAGCCATGGCTCACGGGCTACCTGCGGTTTTACGCGGTGGGGGTGGGCTTCCTCGCGGTATCTATCGCAGGAGTCCCGATTTTGGTGGAGTTTGTTGATATGTCCATAATGGTGGCTCAGGGGGTGATAATAGTCGCGAGTCCGCCGCTGAGCTACGCGATAAACAAAAGATGGACGTTCCGCGATCGCGGACATGTCTAG